The Camelina sativa cultivar DH55 chromosome 16, Cs, whole genome shotgun sequence sequence CTAAACAACGCCATTGAGGAGATTTCTTTAAATGCTTTACCCAAAAAGGCAGAGAGACCACAAAAAAATCCCTAGAAATTATTAATCACCACCTACCAAATGAGACCCACAATTGCAGTAATTGCAATGGAAATTAAACCCAAataaccagaaaacaaaatacgaGGAAAATGTCAGGAAGAAAAGGAGGAAGCGTGAGATAATCTCCTTGCTGGGTCTTTAAGGAACAATGCGgtgtgggttttgttttgttttcttctagttTGGTGGTTTGTCTTTACAAACACACTTTCaatttcttctgttttggaATTGGAAACTTAGCTTTCAATCAAAAACAGATGCTTTTGTTGATAGCTCTGCACATGCGAAAGAAGAAATGATgcagacagagagagaaagagagagagagagagttaggtTATTATGTATAGAAAGAGAAACTAGGGTTTGTTTGaccaagaagatgaagatgatagatAGCTATGGCTGATTCATTTGAAACAGAgattgggaaagaaaaaaaaaaacacacgaaAGGAGGACCCAAAGAGATCTGTTACTTTGTTTTAGGATTAGGACTATATGAGATACATGTCTTCCAATATTCATGTCTTTTTTGTGTTATagaatatttgttttatcttatttttgttttctttcctacTAAACACGGAgaaatacatttaatttattaaccTTTTTGCAAATGGCTTCATTTAAATATTACTCATAATCTTTGAACAAGTACACACACTAGATTTGAAGATACCAGGTAGTTtggttataaataatttattaaaaagagaaGTGCCTGTTTtctatgaagtttttttttgtgtgggatGATTTGTTTAGGCTATAAAATCCGATTAGAATGACACTaggcaaaatatattttcttaatgtCCCTATGGCTAGATGGACCAaattcaccaaaacaaaactttagttTATAGGGTGACGCTAGACATGATACATGCCTTTAAATAGTTTCAATCAATGGCAAACGTTGCACAAACAAGTCAGTTGAACAAATGAGTTTATTATGTCTCGTTGGTAAATCTTAAATTGATGAGCCATTCGAGGGTCGATCATGCTAAAGTTCAACCAAATCGATcccttatataataaacacGCCTCTTGTAGATATATTGGGTGGATCTTATGCCTTGTTCTTATGGATAAAACTCATCTTGTATATTCGTTTTAGCACTTGACGATGGTTGAGAGGTGAAGACTTAATAGTTCCTACTTTGTAGTTTCTACTTTGGCCATCTTCTCTCCAACCTTTTGAACGACTAGTTGATCAACATGAACCTTCTTTGGTGCTTTCTAACACAAGTTAACATATACAAGTCCGACTCAAATGGGTAAGACATAAGGGCAGTGAGGATCTATTACGGCATCTCCACTAGCAGATACTAATCAAGAAAGTtgctgaaaaaaataatataataatgagaaagaagggaaaaagTAGAGAATCGTTTCTTGAATTGCttacataaaaacaaattggAAATGTGTAATCTTTTTAATGGAAGctattaatgaaaaataataaatatatatatgattaaaataatactttttttaagGAAACATTTAGTAGGTTGCTGTGCTGGTGATggtcttagtttttttttaaatttattaatgtttaacGGTTTATATAAAGCATAactttttaacatttaaatGCAAATTATGATATCTTTTTTAAGAATAAACTTAAAAAAGGAGTCaaaccaatatttttaaataaaaataggaccaaatactaaaattttagtatatatatatagttagagCATTCATACCGGTGGTCTCACTATATATctcataatttaaataattagaagTAATGATAAAgcatatataaaagagaataaaatatgtttctcttttgagggattaagaatttttttagaaactcaTTTGACATGTGGTTCTATGTAATTAGGCAAATCTTTtagtttaaaactaaaatctaagtAAATGATTaaagtatattaaaaagaattaaaatactatatatgaGAAATTGAGAGGGGTTTTAAACAATGTGGGTGCTCTAAGGGTGAAAACAAATTACTTTTGTGCTAAGACTCTAAATATTATTGGGCCAGGATTGATCATAGGACTGCATTTTACTTATGAGTATAGTTTTCTGCTTCTACCATTTTAGATCCAGTAGCTCGAgcaaaccatatttttttgtagttgaaAGATCATATATTGTGGGGATTCCTTTACTTTCTTGTTTAAACGGGAGAAAAAGCATTGTTAACAGAGAGCACATCATCTAACAATAGTGTAGTGAACCGGATAGTGTTAATAAGGCGTAATCTAGTATATGATATGAATTTTGGCAATGTAGTTAGGTTTTCATGTTGAtctaaattaatgtttttttcgcATTCGAATAGTGAATTTTTGCATGCTTCtaaaataaatcatcattaCGAGAGCGGCATACTAGACGAAAAGTTCCTGAATCCTGAGGGATCTTACCTCCCGAACAGTTCCCTTCCTTCGGCGATTggtcttttacaaaaaaaaaaaatcttgttaaaaatttggaaatttatattgatttgtGCCAAAATAAATCTCTTGGGCCCAAACAATACATCCGAAATTGTAAAAGCCTAAAAGGTATATATGTCTTTCGTATTACCGAACAATACACTGTTTCTATACGGGTGAATGACTGGATTTCACTTTTtactttcgtttttttcttgatatttatttacttttaattttattaatttgtcaAAATTAAAAGAGCGAGAAAACGAGAAACACTCATAGCAATAGCATGGCTGACAACACACGACACATGTCAGTATCCATAATTACACGTTTCAAAATTTCTCTAACGGTTACATCACTCAACACCTCTTCCCAACGGCTACAGTAACAACATTTCTTTACCATTTCAAAATTCATTTCtttcttgacaaaaaaataaaagtaaataatctAACGGCTAGTTTTCGATTTTGCACCATTATAAAACATCACTAGAACCTCCTCGAAACTTCAACAATCTCCAAAACCACTCTAAAAACCCAAACAACTAAGTAGATCTTTATTTAGTTAACATTTTCAATACTCTGTTTCCATCTTCACtctatggcttcttcttcttctacgctTCCCCTAGctatcttctccttcatcttcttatgCTCTCTCGCCGCTGCAAATGAAGTCACCGTCGGTGGTAAATACGGTGACTGGAAGATCCCTCCTTCCTCTTCTTACTCCTTCACTNGAGGTGTGATGTAACTCTGTCGTTATTGACCAATTGAAATTGATAGAATGTATGAATAatcaagagttttttttctagTCGAATGGCAAAAATTGACTAGATACTAAAATCAGATAAGGAACGCACGCGCCGAAAAAAAAGGGAACCATAAATCGGCGAAACAACAAGTTTTAGGGACTATAGGGAGTATTTTTTATCTTGCTAGTCTTCGACACAAGAAAAGGAATTTTAGACATCCTTTTCTTGTGTCCATCTTGTCCGTCTTGATTCAATTCGTTAAAAATTCCTATTcttagtttacatatatattactgtttctatatatataacgttttaatatattataatatattaattaaaagtatatataattattaattaataatataatagtaGTTactttttgtagttttcttttttttttcaattttgatgaaatactaaataaataaaataagaaaaaacttatatttctattttatatagtatagaccaaattgaaaattttaatgatagatctaatgataaaaaatattgtgtCAGCCGGGGAAGCAGGAAAAGGGGGAATTAAGTGATTCCCCTTTTTTATTCTATCTTTGAAAggttaaaaaatactatatgtTCATAATCTACTAATCTAATTAAgttcatttttcaaaaacacgATAAAAATTTGTTCTGATTCATAAATACTCTGTCCTTACTACTAGATACACTGTTTTCTACTAAGAAGCTCTGTTTTCTACTAAGATGCTCTGTTTTCAACTAAGATGCTCTGTTTCTGACATAATCACTTCTgtattttgtttcagttttccGGTACGAAGCTGGTAAAGACTCGGTTTTGGAAGTAACAAAAGAAGCTTACAACAGCTGCAACACTACGAACTCTTTGGCTAACTACACTGACGGAGAGACTAAGGTGAAATTGGACAGGTCTGGTCCATTTTACTTCATTAGTGGAGCTAATGGTCACTGTGAGAAAGGTCAGAAGCTGAGCCTCGTCGTGATTAGTCCTCGTCACAGTGTCATCTCTCCTGCTCCTTCTCCGGTTGAGTTTGAAGATGGTCCAGCTTTGGCTCCAGCTCCTACAAGTGGCTCAGTTAGGCTTGGTGGTGGTCATGTTTTGTTAGGTCTTGTTCTTGGTCTATGGGCTTGGTTCTAATTTGGAACCATGTGGTTTGGGGTTTGCTTTTTAAGATGAGCTTTTGGTTTCgaaaagctttttcttttagtttcttttgttatgATGATTACATGTTGTGTTAGCTAAGTGGTCGTTGTACTTGGCTCATCGctactattttattataaatttaatttattataactcGTCAAGATTGTCAGAAAATTaagccttttaaaaaaaaagatttgtcagaaaattataaaaaagattgccagaaaatattaaaaaggaaagCAAAAAAGAATCTATAAACATAttggttaaaaaaaactattctcaaaaaattaaatcaagattGCATTATGTGTAtcattttctaacttttatgaGACTATAGAAGAAAACATCATCAGAAGAAGCCATGTCCATGTGAATTTGAAACTATATGATCAACAAGAAAGCTATCTGAAACGACTATACAAAGTCATTTTTGATTACATGAACCGATGAAACAAGAGGTCTGTGTGACATACCAGAAGCTGGAAAATGAGAGTTAAAAACTGAAATCCCCAAAAAACGCCAGCTTCTCGAATCTAAGCCACTCAAAAGGATTTACAATGTTGAACCCAAAAGTCAATGATAAAAGAGACTTTCAcaaatcttcttcctcttggctCTTTAAAGATATCTAGGTTGACGAGCTCGGCTCATCCTGGTTTGGTTCTGGTTTGGGTTCTTCTGGTTCCGTCTCGGTTGGGATAGGCTTCTTGAATTGAACCAAGATGATCGTCATATTATCACAACCTTCACCACTCGCAGTGTCTGGAGCCAAACATCTATCAGCAACTTTTTCGCATACCGTGGAAAGTTTTGTTTCCTGAAAGGTTTAACCAATGTTACAAACCAAGGCAGGAACAAAAACTGtaatagagagagagtagaAGGAAAGGGATTAGCTTACAGATTTTAACTGTTCATGGATAAAGTCCACTAGTTCCTGACTAGACATACAATCCCTGAGGAAGATGAGATAAATTCAAATTATCATCAAGAAACTAACTTATTATATATGTGGAAAATGAAACAATTAGTGAAATCTTTTTTACCATATTCCATCGCAtgcaacaacaagaaaatcatcatcatcacatagGTCAATCTGAAGAGAGGATACAATAACAAGTCaggtttaaaaaaacaaaatcgagcGGTAAACACTAAAAAGTTAGATTCTTACAGTGTTTACATCTGGATCAGCAGTAACCATTTGCTTTTCAGATGGTAAAAACTTATTCTGCTTGAATTCCATGTCAcctgtgaagaagaagaaaggatgtCTCGATTAAGATTACATGTAAAAACAGAAATCTCCAAGTAATGAAAGtggcagagaaagaaaaaaaagcttaccAATGGCTCTTGTCAGATTCAAGCTTCCATTGATTCGACCAGCGTGAATGAAGCCACCAGCTTTCAATATCCTTTCTTTTTCAACTTCAAGATCAGGCTTGTGATCTTTAGAAAGATTGTAAGCCTGAGCCTTCCTTGATATCACACAACGTGAGTCACCAGCATTTGCAACAAAGAGCTTCTTATCTTTAATAAGAGCTACACA is a genomic window containing:
- the LOC104752141 gene encoding probable protein phosphatase 2C 21, whose protein sequence is MGTYLSSPKTDKLSEDGENDKLGYGLTSMQGWRATMEDAHAAILDLDDKTSFFGVYDGHGGKVVAKFCAKYLHQQVISNEAYKSGDVETSLRRAFFRMDDMMQGQRGWRELAVLGDKMNKFSGMIEGFIWSPRSGDNNNQLDSWPLEDGPHSDFTGPNSGCTACVALIKDKKLFVANAGDSRCVISRKAQAYNLSKDHKPDLEVEKERILKAGGFIHAGRINGSLNLTRAIGDMEFKQNKFLPSEKQMVTADPDVNTIDLCDDDDFLVVACDGIWDCMSSQELVDFIHEQLKSETKLSTVCEKVADRCLAPDTASGEGCDNMTIILVQFKKPIPTETEPEEPKPEPNQDEPSSST
- the LOC104753985 gene encoding early nodulin-like protein 1 — encoded protein: MASSSSTLPLAIFSFIFLCSLAAANEVTVGGKYGDWKIPPSSSYSFTXESLLYFVSVFRYEAGKDSVLEVTKEAYNSCNTTNSLANYTDGETKVKLDRSGPFYFISGANGHCEKGQKLSLVVISPRHSVISPAPSPVEFEDGPALAPAPTSGSVRLGGGHVLLGLVLGLWAWF